The following are encoded together in the Nocardia sp. XZ_19_385 genome:
- a CDS encoding NAD(P)/FAD-dependent oxidoreductase, which produces MAPQFDAIVVGAGFGGMGAGIELDRLGLSNYVILEREADLGGTWHVNHYPGLAVDIASVTYSYSFEPNPFWSRLFAPGKELKRYAEHVAEKYGLRRRMRFSTVVDGARWEEENQQWVVSIEGGAETLTGRYLLTATGFLSQPYTPPFPGIETFQGKIIHTTAWEDDFDLTGRKAAIIGTGATAVQLVPEAAKKVAELTVFQRTPIWVVPKVDAKIPAPVQKLFAKVPTTQKAARLVNTTMLEALMVVGVLHYKQAKPLNKAAAALAKAHLFAQVRDKQTRKQLTPKYDFGCKRPTFSNHYFKVFNQPHVHLETNSIERIEADGIVTADGHKTEIDTLILATGFNLWDVNFPAIEIIGREGVNLGKWWRDNRFQAYEGITVPKFPNFLSLNSPYSYSGLSYFTTIEGQMKHIARLFGEMFRRGEHTFEVTQQANDRFLDQVTDKLGASVFYGGDCSTARSYYFNQHGEAALLRPNSTVSTHKQAVSFPLDDYSFGAA; this is translated from the coding sequence TGGGTGCGGGCATCGAGCTCGACCGGCTCGGCCTGAGCAATTACGTGATCCTGGAGCGGGAGGCCGATCTGGGCGGCACCTGGCACGTCAACCACTACCCGGGTCTGGCCGTCGACATCGCCTCGGTCACGTACTCCTATTCTTTCGAGCCCAACCCGTTCTGGTCGCGTTTGTTCGCGCCGGGCAAGGAGCTCAAGCGCTACGCCGAGCACGTCGCCGAGAAGTACGGCCTGCGCCGCCGGATGCGGTTCTCCACGGTCGTCGACGGCGCCCGCTGGGAGGAGGAAAACCAGCAGTGGGTGGTGTCGATCGAGGGCGGTGCTGAAACATTGACCGGCCGTTACCTTCTCACCGCCACGGGCTTCCTCTCCCAGCCCTATACCCCGCCGTTCCCTGGCATCGAGACCTTCCAGGGCAAGATCATCCACACCACCGCGTGGGAGGACGATTTCGACCTGACCGGCCGCAAGGCCGCGATCATCGGCACCGGCGCCACCGCCGTGCAGCTGGTCCCCGAGGCCGCGAAGAAGGTCGCCGAGCTGACCGTCTTCCAGCGCACCCCGATCTGGGTGGTTCCGAAGGTCGACGCCAAGATCCCGGCCCCGGTGCAGAAGCTGTTCGCCAAAGTCCCGACCACGCAGAAGGCCGCGCGCCTGGTCAACACGACCATGCTGGAAGCGCTGATGGTGGTCGGCGTCCTGCACTACAAGCAGGCCAAGCCGCTGAACAAAGCCGCCGCCGCACTCGCCAAGGCGCACCTGTTCGCGCAGGTCCGCGACAAGCAGACCCGCAAGCAGCTCACCCCGAAGTACGACTTCGGCTGCAAGCGCCCCACCTTCTCCAATCACTACTTCAAGGTCTTCAACCAGCCGCACGTGCACTTGGAGACCAACTCGATCGAGCGCATCGAAGCCGACGGCATCGTCACCGCCGACGGCCACAAGACCGAGATCGACACCCTGATCCTGGCCACCGGCTTCAACCTGTGGGACGTGAACTTCCCGGCCATCGAGATCATCGGCCGCGAGGGCGTGAACCTCGGAAAGTGGTGGCGCGACAACCGCTTCCAGGCCTACGAGGGCATCACGGTGCCGAAATTCCCGAACTTCCTGAGCCTGAACAGCCCGTACTCCTACAGCGGCCTGTCCTACTTCACCACCATCGAGGGGCAGATGAAGCACATCGCCCGCCTCTTCGGTGAGATGTTCCGGCGCGGCGAGCACACCTTCGAGGTCACCCAGCAGGCCAATGATCGCTTCCTGGATCAGGTCACCGACAAGCTCGGCGCCTCGGTGTTCTACGGCGGCGACTGCTCGACCGCCCGTAGCTACTACTTCAACCAGCACGGTGAGGCGGCGCTGCTGCGCCCGAACAGCACCGTCAGCACGCACAAGCAGGCGGTGAGCTTCCCGCTCGACGACTATTCGTTCGGAGCCGCTTGA
- the yajC gene encoding preprotein translocase subunit YajC, with translation MDLLLIMAVGLAALMFFQFRSQRKHQAKVADMQAGLQVGVGVITTSGLYGTVVDVDEDTVDLEIAEEVVTTWMRSAIREIRTDETVTAAEPEAVTPAAEESTVVVEDAPEQPRLTKD, from the coding sequence ATGGACCTTCTGCTCATCATGGCGGTCGGCTTGGCCGCGCTGATGTTTTTCCAGTTCCGCAGCCAGCGTAAGCACCAGGCGAAGGTGGCCGATATGCAAGCCGGCCTTCAGGTCGGCGTCGGCGTCATCACCACGTCGGGTCTGTACGGCACGGTTGTCGACGTCGACGAGGACACCGTCGACCTGGAGATCGCCGAGGAGGTCGTCACCACCTGGATGCGGTCGGCGATCCGCGAGATCCGCACCGACGAGACCGTCACCGCCGCCGAGCCGGAAGCGGTGACCCCGGCTGCCGAAGAGTCCACGGTTGTCGTCGAAGATGCGCCCGAGCAGCCCCGGCTGACCAAGGACTGA
- the secF gene encoding protein translocase subunit SecF, whose translation MSNQTSPSLRKRDTEDAVDYDANFDTKSQHGFFSRLYTGTGAIDVIGRRRMWYLITAVILLISLASILFRGFNFGIDFEGGTRIQFPGSVEQSQVEDVYRGAVGTDPESVQKVGAGATSNMLIRSEALNQGQVEKLQAALYTEFQPKDSSGKPNIAAISVSDVSETWGSQITKKALIALAVFLAIVAVYITIRFERDMAIAALAAMVFDVAVTAGIYSLVGLEVSPATVIGILTILGFSLYDSVIVFDKVEENTRGVLHVNRRTYAEQANLAVNQTFMRSINTALIGILPIVGLLVIAVWLLGVGTLKDLALVQMVGLLVGTYSSIFFATPLLVSLKERFGPVAAHTKKVLAKRSGVASARALAAAEQRAVAATGRPPSEAELRRAAGQTPEPGARPSGKRHKRRN comes from the coding sequence ATGAGCAACCAGACCAGCCCGTCGCTGCGCAAGCGGGACACCGAGGACGCCGTGGACTACGACGCCAACTTCGATACGAAGTCCCAGCACGGCTTCTTCAGCCGGCTCTACACCGGCACCGGCGCGATCGACGTGATCGGCCGCCGCCGGATGTGGTACCTCATCACCGCCGTCATCCTGCTGATCTCGTTGGCCAGCATCCTGTTCCGCGGCTTCAACTTCGGCATCGACTTCGAGGGCGGCACCCGGATTCAGTTCCCGGGTTCGGTCGAGCAGAGTCAGGTCGAGGACGTCTACCGCGGCGCCGTCGGCACCGATCCGGAGTCGGTGCAGAAGGTCGGCGCGGGCGCGACCAGCAATATGCTGATCCGCTCCGAGGCCCTCAATCAGGGCCAGGTCGAGAAGTTGCAGGCCGCGCTCTATACCGAGTTCCAGCCGAAGGACTCCAGCGGCAAACCGAATATCGCGGCGATCAGCGTCTCGGATGTGAGCGAGACCTGGGGTAGCCAGATCACCAAGAAGGCGCTGATCGCGCTCGCGGTGTTCCTGGCAATCGTCGCGGTCTACATCACGATCCGCTTCGAACGGGACATGGCGATCGCCGCGCTGGCCGCGATGGTCTTCGACGTCGCCGTCACCGCTGGCATCTATTCCCTTGTCGGCCTGGAGGTTTCGCCGGCAACCGTGATCGGCATCCTCACCATCCTCGGCTTCTCGCTGTACGACTCGGTGATCGTGTTCGACAAGGTCGAGGAGAACACCAGGGGCGTGCTGCACGTGAACCGCCGCACCTATGCCGAACAGGCCAATCTCGCGGTCAACCAGACGTTCATGCGTTCCATCAACACCGCGCTCATCGGCATCCTGCCGATCGTCGGCCTGCTGGTGATCGCGGTCTGGCTGCTCGGCGTGGGCACCTTGAAGGACCTGGCGCTGGTGCAGATGGTCGGTCTGCTGGTCGGCACCTACTCGTCGATCTTCTTCGCGACCCCGCTGCTGGTCTCGCTCAAGGAACGCTTCGGTCCGGTGGCCGCGCACACCAAGAAGGTGCTGGCCAAGCGGTCGGGCGTGGCCAGCGCGCGGGCGCTGGCCGCCGCCGAGCAGCGGGCCGTCGCCGCCACCGGACGGCCGCCCTCGGAGGCCGAGCTGCGTCGCGCCGCCGGGCAGACCCCGGAGCCGGGTGCGCGACCGAGCGGGAAACGGCACAAGCGAAGGAACTAG
- the secD gene encoding protein translocase subunit SecD produces MPPSQGSAQHPLRLLGVYAALLAVIYALVFFTGDKAPTPKLGIDLQGGTRVTLTARTPDGSKPSQDSLKKAQEIIENRVNGLGVGGSEVVIDGDNIVITVPGDDGQQARALATTAKLYIRPVLAAIPVGPDGKVPTQNATQPAPAPEAPPVVPPADQPPAEVPPAEPAPQPRVFPAQAPTQPPADTGGLTPQEIAQKEIAEARATRQSADPAVQQAAVLALDCSKPDPLAGNDDPTLPLITCSIPGSQSSEVYLLGPSKIDGQEIKDATAGLNSQQARHEVNLEFKSGGSDAWAAITGDAIKQQSPQNRVAFVLDSRVVSAPVVQQGPQLGGRTTISGNFTAASSKELANTLKYGSLPLSFQTSEAETVSATLGLSSLRAGLLAGAIGLLVVLLYCLAYYRMLGFLTALSLFASGLAVYGIMVLLGRWIGFTLDLAGIAGLIIGIGMTADSFVVFFERIKDEMREGRSFRSAVPRGWARARRTILSGNAVSLIASAVLYLLAVGQVKGFAFTLGLTTVLDVVVVVLVTMPLVMLASRSQFWAKPGVNGLGAIQEVARERRAAGAALSEGVRTR; encoded by the coding sequence GTGCCACCTTCTCAGGGATCGGCGCAACATCCGCTCCGGCTGCTCGGCGTCTACGCCGCGCTGCTGGCCGTGATCTATGCGCTGGTGTTCTTCACCGGGGACAAAGCCCCGACGCCCAAGCTCGGCATCGACCTGCAGGGTGGTACCCGGGTCACGCTGACCGCCCGTACGCCCGACGGCAGCAAGCCGAGCCAGGACAGCCTGAAGAAGGCGCAGGAGATCATCGAGAACCGCGTCAACGGTCTCGGTGTCGGCGGTTCCGAAGTCGTCATCGACGGCGACAACATCGTCATCACCGTGCCCGGTGACGACGGGCAGCAGGCGCGGGCACTGGCCACTACGGCCAAGCTCTACATCCGCCCGGTGCTGGCCGCGATCCCGGTCGGTCCCGACGGCAAGGTGCCCACGCAGAACGCGACGCAGCCGGCGCCGGCCCCCGAGGCGCCGCCCGTCGTCCCGCCGGCCGATCAGCCGCCCGCCGAGGTGCCGCCCGCGGAACCCGCGCCGCAGCCCCGTGTCTTCCCGGCGCAGGCGCCCACGCAGCCGCCCGCCGATACCGGCGGCCTGACGCCGCAGGAAATCGCGCAGAAGGAAATCGCCGAAGCCAGGGCGACCCGGCAGAGCGCCGATCCCGCGGTGCAGCAGGCCGCGGTGCTGGCCCTGGACTGCTCCAAGCCGGACCCGCTGGCCGGCAACGACGATCCGACCCTGCCGCTGATCACCTGCTCGATCCCCGGATCGCAGAGCTCCGAGGTGTACCTGCTCGGCCCGAGCAAGATCGACGGCCAGGAGATCAAGGACGCCACCGCGGGCCTGAACTCCCAGCAGGCGCGCCACGAAGTGAACCTGGAGTTCAAGTCCGGCGGCAGTGACGCCTGGGCCGCCATCACCGGCGACGCGATCAAGCAGCAGTCCCCGCAGAACCGGGTCGCGTTCGTGCTCGACTCGCGCGTGGTCTCCGCCCCCGTCGTGCAGCAGGGCCCGCAGCTGGGCGGCCGCACCACGATCTCGGGCAACTTCACCGCCGCCAGCTCCAAGGAACTCGCGAACACCCTGAAGTACGGTTCGCTGCCGCTGTCGTTCCAGACCTCCGAAGCCGAAACGGTGTCGGCGACACTGGGTCTGTCCTCACTGCGTGCGGGTCTGCTGGCCGGTGCGATCGGTCTGCTGGTCGTGCTGCTCTACTGCTTGGCGTACTACCGGATGCTCGGATTCCTCACCGCCCTCTCGCTTTTCGCCTCGGGTCTCGCGGTGTACGGCATCATGGTGCTGCTCGGCCGCTGGATCGGGTTCACCCTGGACCTGGCCGGTATCGCCGGTCTGATCATCGGTATCGGTATGACCGCCGACTCGTTCGTGGTGTTCTTCGAACGCATCAAGGACGAAATGCGGGAAGGCCGCAGCTTCCGTTCCGCCGTGCCACGCGGCTGGGCCCGGGCCCGGCGCACCATCCTGTCCGGTAACGCGGTCAGCCTCATCGCCTCCGCCGTGCTCTACCTTCTCGCGGTCGGGCAGGTGAAGGGCTTCGCGTTCACCCTCGGGCTCACCACCGTCCTCGACGTCGTCGTGGTGGTGCTGGTGACCATGCCGCTGGTCATGCTGGCCTCGCGCTCGCAGTTCTGGGCCAAGCCCGGCGTGAACGGCTTGGGCGCGATCCAAGAGGTGGCGCGGGAACGCCGGGCCGCCGGCGCCGCACTCTCCGAAGGTGTGAGGACTCGATGA